Within the Anoplopoma fimbria isolate UVic2021 breed Golden Eagle Sablefish chromosome 21, Afim_UVic_2022, whole genome shotgun sequence genome, the region TTtacctgtttgtttgttacagGTGATATTTCTGCATGGCCTTGGTGATACTGGGTAAGTTACATGCAgacagatttattattttttgctccTTTGGTGCAAAATTATAAGTGTCTTTCATAGAgacaaataagataagataagataatcctttattagtcccgcagtggggacatttacaggattacagcagcatagatatattgcaaacaagagacatagtaaaaaaaaataagtattataaataagcaaatgagcaattaaaaaacagtaaagaatccacagtaactgaaatattatatatacagacagaaactattataactattgtattgcacagtgtattagtgtcatgtggtctactgggagaccacatgacactaatacacttttacttttgttctaattgtttttaattttgtccAATATGACAGACATGGCTGGGCTGAAGGTTTCGCAGGCATCAGGTCACCACATGTGAAATACATCTGTCCTCACGCGTAAGTATCCACAGCAGCTATAAAATCACACAGGGTGTCTGAGAGTACTGTAAAAGTCTATAAGTCTGAAAGCATAATATAGTGTATCTTCCACTGTAATAGACATTAAAGGTGTAAATATCTAAACTTGTTTTCTTCATTGATTTACAGTCCCACCATGCCTGTGTCTTTGAACATGAGGATGTCCATGCCTTCTTGGTAAGTATCACAGTATTTGAACCTATTTGAAGAGACTGCGGTtcttcacaaacacaataaacctCACATGTTTTCTCTCATGTAAAGGTTTGATATCCACGGGTTGAGCCCAGACGCAGCTGAAGATGAGGCTGGTATTAAAAGAGCGTCAGAGAACAGTACGTCCTTAAATTTCATATTTAGCTCATGGTGGAGATGTGTTGCTATTTTTGTGGGAGTTGCATAAAGAGCGTGTTTATGTCTGTGAGTCAGATTTGATTGCgagtgtcattttcttttttaaattcctcCACAGTTAAAGCTTTGATAGACCAAGAAGTGAAGAATGGAATACCTTCACACAGAATTCTCCTGGGTGGATTTTCACAGGTATGTGTGGCTTGTATGCAGATTTTTGGTTACATAACACTGTTTTTAGGGTGAGTCAGCACTAAAAACAGTTATTCAAATACATGTACAACATGTATTTGAATAACCAAATCCTAAAGGTACACAGACATAAGTGCACTTCTGAAGGGGCAgagtcttaaaatataaatgcatactttttacttttacctaGGCATGCTTAGAATAAATCCGAGGTCAAGAACTTGCTATTTTGGATTAAAGAAGCTTAAATGTGAAGGAATTACAGTGTAGATCTGATGCATAATTATGAGTGTGACTAACCATAAGAATAATACCAGACTGTTTAGGCCATGCACTTAGTTTATAGTAATCACAAAAATCAGTAGGAGTTGTGTTGTAGGCAGcggaagaaaagagaaacaccTTTACTTTGGAGGCAAAAACACATTAGATTTATCTTCATCGAGGTCAACAATTGTCTTAATTAGTTTAAAGTAAAGCAAATAAATCAAACGCATTTAGTGAATAGGAAAACAGGGTTTGGCGCAAGTGAGATTAGTCTTAGAAGTAAGATTCAAGCAACAACTTTTGGGGAAAAGTGTTGAGAAATTTGTGGCTAagatatgaagctacagccagtagctggttagcttagcttggtTTATCTTAGAAAACAGGGGGAAGCTAGCCTTGCTCTGCCCAAAAGAAAGAATATTTAtttaccagcacctctaaagctcacttatcAACATGTTACATCTCAGTTGTACAAAAACCAAggtgtaaaaatgacattacaACATTTTACTGTGGGTTATGCATAGGAATGTTTCTTGGGCGCTGAACACTTGCCATACAACCAGAAGAGACTCTAGGAAGTCACTGTGCTTGTCCAAGAAATAGATCTGGTACATTCAATCCTTAATCCTTTACTGTGAGGATCACAAGGTCAACACCGATAGTAGAACTTGAGAGATTTGAGATTTAACACATCAGTTGTCAGTATCACTTTGTGTAGGTCGAGCTCTGCAGCAACGCCAACAAGGATTTACAGCACTGCAGTACAATTGCAAATGGACAAAGCTATGTTATTGGCCGCCATGATGCCAATtcttttatgctttttgttGCTGTCGATAATAGAGACAAGAGATATGCgacaaggattttttttttttaaccaaattgtttgtttgttttttccagggTGGAGCATTGTCTCTCTACACCGCTTTGACAACTCAGCAGAAGCTAGCTGGAGTAGTCGCTCTGAGCTGTTGGCTTCCTCTCCGCAACTCCTTCCCTCAggtagacaaaaataaatgaatctaatttacattt harbors:
- the lypla1 gene encoding acyl-protein thioesterase 1, which gives rise to MCGNNMSVPLPAIVPAARKATAAVIFLHGLGDTGHGWAEGFAGIRSPHVKYICPHAPTMPVSLNMRMSMPSWFDIHGLSPDAAEDEAGIKRASENIKALIDQEVKNGIPSHRILLGGFSQGGALSLYTALTTQQKLAGVVALSCWLPLRNSFPQASANSVNKDMHVLQCHGDADPLVPFMFGSQTAEKMKSLINPANITFKSYRGLPHSACPEEMVDVKRFIEKHLPPISAE